TGATTACGTTCAGTGATACGAGGGTGTTGAGCCATTTTATAGTAGAACCCGACCtaatttaaccttttttgaACGAATAGGTGGATGAATTtcttatgtgtttttgtaaGTTGGGATTTGTCAAGATTTGGCCACATTAGTCatacgactttttttttgttgacttCTTTATCGACAGGATTCTGATCAGCCGATCAGTAGGAAGAAGTGAGTATAACAATTTTTATAGTAAAGTAGaaatttgtaaacaattactacaattctttctttttgcatttttgcacGTATGTAATGCATAATAACAACTgttacaaaaaatacaaaaataatattaaaaaatcatacttTGTTACGTGATATAAAGTACAGTACatttgttgattattttcacaaaattattTCTATACCACAAATCCTTAAAAGGACTTACAAAGCCTAAAAGGTATACAAATTCCACCTGCGACATCTCGGACGTACCCTGGCTTACAGAAGCACCCTGCATGACACAATAGGTCGGACGGTTGTGTTCCAGAGTTGCACGTTGGCTCGTATGATAATCCGCAGGTTTCAAATTGTTCACCAGAAGCACATTCTTCAGCAAAGGGTAACGTGTCAAAGGTGAACTAATTTACTCAAACACTATCGACAGATATACTTACCCGGATTAACAGCCATGACTGTAAGGGTCAGCAGTgagaaaattaagaaaacaaatgaagacTTCATTGCAAAGCGTTTGTGCGTCATATGACACCTTGAGAATGATTACTTTAAGAACTAGCAGAGTATGAACCGTTTTATAGCGGACGATTAATTGCAAAGTAGCGAACGGCATTCAATTTCTGCTTTCCAATCCATTTAATCCATTTAATCCGTCTAATAAGCCATgtgaaactaatttttttaacttttttccaaCCCCACAAATAAAGAACAACATAGCGCAacttaaacatatttttatttagcaAAGTTCGTAAGGGATGCATACGCCACCGGGCTTTTGACGAATCAAACCTGCGTTACAGAAGCATGCTGCATTGCAACTTTGGTATCTTAATACCGGAGTATTAGGATCCTTAAAGCATAACGGTTCACTTGTTTCTCCGCACTCGTCAAAGTGTTCACCAGCAGGACAATTGGAATTCCCTAGCAGAGACAATGGAGGGAATTTATAATTCACATAAATTAAagcaatgtttatttaaatatagtCTTACCAGAAGAGCCATAACTCATGGCTGTGAGCGTCAACAGTGCCAAAATGAAAAGAACGATTGAAGACTTCATTGTAAAGCGGTTATGAGTAATATGAATTCTTGAGAGCTACGGGACTATGAGCCTATTATATGGCGGACGGATGATTGGCAAATGACGAAACGATATTtgataaactttttatttatttggatTTTATTCCAACGAGTGGTAAACTCTAGTTTCACAGTTAGTTATGACGATGTTTGACGAATTGGTGAGAAAAGTTGCGTAAGTTTGTAACAGCAGGGTTATTGGGAACATGTTAAGCATTGTTatgaacaattaatttcataCTAATTGCACATACAAACAGTTCCATTCTTAATTCGGTTCACCTGCAAACGTTGAACTTGGGCATTCATATAAATTAATCGGTGGGCTGATAATCTATTTGAACAAACTGTTGGCAACACATGATAGGCCGTCCTATTTTCTTACATAAGGCAATTGTACTAATACACTTAATAATTATTAGTTTCAACCGAAATACGAGATgcagaattttgtttttttttacgggaAAATTGTGGTGGTTGATGCTCatttgtgttaatttttgtTGATAATCATCTTATTTTCTacttaatgaaaaattgaggACGATCGTTCTCGTTTGTATGAAGGGTTATGTGATTACTTTCAATGTTTCTGTTTGCGTCTTTCCTGTATTTAAAGGGTTTTAATAATATGCGAATTTGTCTCGcagaatatttgtttattggaAGAAAATACCTCTTTTCACGTTTGTGAGAGATTGGTAGGATAATATTTCACAAGTTTTGCttgttcaaaaataacaacaaattttatgcaacaaacatgacatttatttttgttcaatgATTATTCTGTTGCGGACACTGAGATTTGGGAATGCATTCATTGTTGTCGTTTCGCACGTATCCATCGATACAGACACAACCCATTACACATTCGTCGGAGCAAGGTATAACATCCACGAAGCACGTTGCTGGACAGTGCGAACCACAGGTGTCATATCTTTGATTCTCAATACATTTTTCTGCGTACGGATACGGGGCAGATAGTTGAGCATATGACAATAATTGGAAAACATAAcaagaaaattatttgatttatcttatttataaCATTTGTAACTTAATTTTACCTTCAGCGGATGACACGGATACGATAAACAGGAGCgccacaataaaaaaaatcaacgaaGATTTCATTGTGAAAGATTTGTATTGTGCATCAATTCCCGGGAATGATTACGTAGTGTGCCACTGGAACATGAATCATTATATAGTGGACGGATGGTTGGCATTCGTTATGGCCTTTGTTTTGATTCGTTCGCATACGCATTCGTTATTAAGTGGTAAAATCTAGTTTCCCATTtagtaataataatgtttGACGAATTGGTGAAAGAAATGTTGTAAGTATTAATCTAAGTACATTCCATACATTTGTACATACATGTTCGTATGTGCAACAGTTTCGTATTGTTCATTCTTAATTCCATTCAAACCAGAACGCAGAGGGAAAGTGTTTGAGTAGTTCGCGtgcttatgttttattataacAACGTACTGAAcaaaggggcggcccggtggtgcatgtgataaacggcgcccgtccacacggcaggaccaggttcaaatcccatccggaccgtccccccgtagcatggactgactatcctgcttcgtgataaaataagtcttgatacggccaggccgttctaaccgagcaacaaaaaaaaagtactgaACAAATCACGGTTCGTATGGTTCGTTCTTTGCTGTAAACTGGGCATACAGAGCTGGAATCATCTTCAGCAATGGGTAATTATGCGTGACTTAAGTTTGCACCCTTCTAAACCAGCTTACaacgatttattttaacaagaCTTAGAGCGTGCAGAGCACTACGAACACGTCTAACCACCGCTGCGTTATCGCGATCAATCAACCCCGCTTACTTCGAGTTCACGTTTTTATaattctctttcttttataCCGCGGTACGAGTACAGCGGTATCTttaagtaataaaattaattcttaCATATACTTCTTCAAGAGATCAATGAAGGAACCATTTATTAAATAGAACAACCAGCTCCTTCATTGACGAATTTGACGTCATCTGAAGCATACTGATATAGTTGCAGCTGTGACAGTCTTCAACAATCTGTTCAATATGATGTGTTCAATATGATCTTCTTGTGCCCTTATTAATTGCATCCACAATATATAGTTACATGATTGGGTATCATGAGTCACCAGCACTATCGATCGACCCCAACACCGTGAGCCCCTCCTTGGAAAGACCTTCACACATCGAGAGGGATAATGTGTGGAATGCAGCTACATCCGCGATAACAGAACTCCCtcaacatcgcgatcacccTACAGGAAATAACCGTCGTGGAATGTGGAGACATCCCTAGAAGCTACAAGTCTCCCCCAACATCGCGATCAACCCTAAAGGAAGTTACTGTTGTGGAATGCAGAGACATCCGTAGAAGCTAGAAGTCTCCcccaacatcgcgatcaccccAACGGAAGCCACCATCGTGGAATGCGGTTATATCGGAGTTCCCCCTCAACTGATAGCAAAGGAGATAGAATCATCGGCTAGGGCTATATAAGGCAGAGGTTAGGAACAAACAGTGGCTTATTTCTCAATTGTATCTCGTAGACGTTGGTGATAGGCTTATGCGGAGTCTtaacaattataataaaatttttttttataataattacggGACGACCCGCGTAATTATATGTTTTGGCCTACGTTTTCTGGGTTTCCtcgattttcttatttacCCATAGCAGCatagtcagtcctgcgtaCGGGGGAACGATTCGGATGTGATTTAATAGAAGGTTCTGCCGTGTAAAAGTCGGTGCCGCTACCATATACACGGACCGGTTGTATCCCTTAAACTCAACCCACCTTGAGTAAATGTTATGCTTGTTTTTATTGAAACTCTTAATAGGGAGTTGTTAGTTGCTTAGCATAGGATAGTAGATATTACTTTACGAGAAATAAAGGTCAACACAACTTCGTTAACTTCGTTcacacaaataataataagccAATTTGTGCAGAGTCTGCAAAGATGTGATGGAGAGCTCTTTACTTTcctgttgtttcgtttttaattttattgttaaattgttattatttttctgtaTCAGATTGTTGTGCGTGGAGGCGCCCAGTTGTTTTACCATTAAAACCGGGACGATACTATACACACTTTGATGAACATTTTAACTGAAATACTTGTGCCTCAGCAGGTTTTACTGAAGGGCTACAATGATGAATAAAGTCAAGGCGTAAAGAACCAATGATGGACGTTCAataaggtattttttttctcccggaTCCATTATCCGGGCGCCCAAATCCACTACATAATGGTATTAAGGGATGTAGTCTCGTTagtcacacaaaaaacagctTCTTCAAATCCAATCCAAGTCGTTCCTCTCACATGGAAGACTGGCTATCCAtcaaaatggtttatttatcCAGCAAGGAAAGCTACAAATGGTCAACGAGTAAAATTCCCCAGTTTCAAgcgaatggaggcgcccggtgcTTTTAGTGAATAAAGTCAAGATTGATCTACATTTTTCTAATTCTGTCTTTTTCATATTCCATGTGCAGTACTGTTCCGGTAAATGCTGTGTTTCGGAATCTCGAACTTCCTTAACTGTTATTTTTAAgctttaaatgataaaaataaatgagaagCTTTGCTGTGTGCTAGAAAAtctttttatttgaatgatcCAGTTTAATGTTGGTCGATTGTTGTAGCGACAGTGCTAATAGCATGGACATTCACATTCCGGGATGCATTTGCCATGCTCAGATTCGCGTACGAATCCGGGCTTACAGAAGCACCCTGGAACACACTGCAAGGTGCAAACTTTGTCTTTTTCGTCCCCGCAGGTTTTAGGACAACTTGTACCACATTCTTGATATTCCTCGTTCGGTCCACATTGCATAGGATACTTGGATGCATATGGATGCGCGTAAGGGCAAGCTGTGGAGATGGGAAtataattgtttcttttttatcacttttttcatttttcacggACGCATTACTTACCACATAGTACGTTCTGGAGCGATAAGATCAGCACAATCAAACAAGCGATCATCGAAACAGGTTTCATCGTCACGGTATTGTATTGATACAATGAAAGGCGAATGGTTGATGTAACTATGCTGGATAGTACTGGAATGATTTTACGTTGCTTCAACGAAGCTGATTATATAGTTGCGCAAACAAAGATATGGTTCGCACTGGAAGATCATCGAAAAACTATGCAGATACGTGATAAAATTGTGGAATCTGCAAAGCTGCGCTACAACAAGGTCTTTGTGTACGGTGATCGAGCATACAGTGATCGCGGATGGACAAGCTAGCTGCATTATGGACGCATTTTTATAACTGGGTCTTGGACCCGTAAAACTTCATTCCTGGCATAAGAATTCCATACGGAAAAAGATATTCCGAAAAGCTACGGGACGACTCTTGGAAGAAGTGGTTTGTGTgaggaaccttttttttcatgaaaacaaaatatttacaatgtttataatctcattttgatttgttaatatttcaattaaaaatgtatactTCATTTTCTTGGATCCAGTAAACCCTATATTGCCAACACAATGTTAGGTTTATTCAAATGTGCGTCAAAtttggggtttttatttttccaatttttaagTTCAAACGATCATTTTATAACGAGATAATTTATCTTTTAGAATTCTTCTATTTCTTCTATCTCCTTCTTCTATTCGTCTTTCTAACAGTTTCTTGAGATCTTAATGtactttttattaaattccaaaccttttttgttgtaagtTTCCGAaccttttttcatattttgtgaTCGAAGCACTTGTTAACTGGTTATTGCAAAAGTGCCATTGAAGATAATTAAAAGCAAGAGTATGCATTACAATTAATGTACTGATTTCAAATGGTGATAAAGAACACCTAATAaagatatttgaatgcaatatAATTTGCTTGAATGTTATGTCAGCTGGCCAAAACATTatcaaatgcaatttaaagCTTATCTTTTCAAAAATCGTTGTAATTTTTGACGTTAGTTAAGTAGGTTCTACGTAgattatttatcatttcatttcgAAATGAATAATAGAAACAGTTTTAGGAAAAGTAATCATAAAAATTActgtttttattcataaggAACGGCTTGAACCTATATCATATAAAAATTGGCTAAAAACATAACACCAAAATATAAAGAAGAAATAGACAATAATATAGTAgtaattcaaaaaagaaaacaaaagtaaaaaattgatCTTTTAATGtagaacagaaaagaaaaataacaaaaaacttgGAACCCTCGTAGTATCCGTGAAGTTTGCAAAATgcttccaaaaagaaaactttccctgctgaaaataaagaaataatttcgAAAAACTTTCTGTTTTAATAGATAAGTATCAAAATGTATCCATAATAAGATTAATAATAGAAGAAACAGATTGTATCAAGTAAATATCATATAATTCCATATATTTCGTTTCAATAATTGTATTGTTTCGGACACAAACATCTACGAATGCACTTGTTCTTGTCGTTTCGCACGTATCCCTCCTTACAGAAGCAACCGACTACACATTGCTTGGTGCAGTTTTGAATAGTATCCATATTGGCGCATGTCAGTTGACAGGCCGTACCACAATGCTGGTATTCTTCATTCTCACCACATGTCACCGTTGGATATGGATGAACACAGGAAGCTAAACACAACATTAAATGGAAATACAATGCAAaaccaattaaattaaattgtctaatttaaaaacatgtttatcTTTGTTTTACCTTCGCCCGATGGCACCGAAATGGTAAACAGAAACGCTACCATAGCAACTACTCCAAAGGTAACGTGCATgcttttggaggttttttttcactgttgatacaaacaaacaagctctCGCGGACTGCTGATGTGCGTATGACACTGCTGGAGTAGCGTTGCTCTAGTCTTATAAATATGGCGATAAATGCACGCACAAAGCTTTTGCAGCGCTTTGTTAGTGCTGTGGATTGCGTATGCGCACGTGAATGAAATTGTTGGCGCATCAACGCATAGGGGAATGTGTTCATTGCGTTCCTTAGCTTGCCGTGTGACGATGACGCATCGTGCGTTATACATTGTAACGCAACGTGAATAATGGGTGAGGTGGTGGAAATAGTAACAGTTGGTAACGTAAATTTATTAAGTCGCTTTCGCTGAGGACAATTTAGGCTTAAAACAAAGCGTTGCTAGGTCAATAAATGCTGACTAGCTACGTTATGCTACGCGCCAGCGATGCCCGCTGGTTTAATAAGTTAATGAAAAAACATAGGCTAAGAAGAATATGCTGATCGACGACGGTCAGCATTTTTAGAGTATATATTCAATTGAATAAACTAAGGAAGGGCTTATTTGCCAAGATCCAGTTGGTGCGTTTTATTATTGTGCTTAAGTCGGCGTGTACTGTGCCTGTCTTAAGCTGCTGCTCCGAAAGACACTTTCGTGTGCGCGACAGTcgctttaattttaaaagttttgtacTACATATATCGTACTATCTTAACTTACCTTGCACGTAAAATAAATCGCaacttttctttcatttttaactttaaattagaaaaaaaaacacgtataaTCGACAAATATTCTTAACGACTTcagaacattgtttttttgtttgttgttgttggttttgtttgagtgtgtgtttcaTAATGCTGCACTGTATGgtattgcaaccattttgtttgtttaccttttttttgctctatttCGTTTTAACccattgtttccttttgtttagttttcttcTGTAGCATTGTTAGCCACTTTCTCTCTGATGGGTTGTGCGTAAGTGTGTATTAAGTGTGTCCATGTGAGTGTGAGTGTATTtcttaatgttgttttttttttacctttgtgtacgtgtacgtgtgtttaCATTATCTTTATTGAATACTTAGACATTTCCAAAGGAGTACAAAATCCAACTCAAGAAACTGTCAGGAAACTGTGTTAGCCGTGCCTGTGTACGTTCCACATGTGCGCGGCCACTTTTGGAGCTTATGTTATCATCCTTTCCTGACGTTCATCTTTACCTACACTGCTGTGCACTGTTCGCTCTCGTTCGCCACTGTTTTGCCTTTGTCTGTCAGCACATGTTTCATTGTTACGATGTAGAATGTTCATTGCTAGGatcgtatg
The DNA window shown above is from Anopheles funestus chromosome 3RL, idAnoFuneDA-416_04, whole genome shotgun sequence and carries:
- the LOC125769407 gene encoding chymotrypsin inhibitor Ani s 6-like is translated as MKSSIVLFILALLTLTAMSYGSSGNSNCPAGEHFDECGETSEPLCFKDPNTPVLRYQSCNAACFCNAGLIRQKPGGVCIPYELC